TCGGTAAATTCCCTTTCACATACAAGCATTTCAGCAGCACAAAACTGGAACAGTACAGAGGATATCAGCATGGCTGCTGCATAAACACGGCATCAATTAATGAAGCATACAGAATACCAAACTGAAAGGCCAGTAATGAGACAGCAACAGGTATGGTCTATCACAGACTCTGCTGTAACAGTGTACCGTTAAAAACAAAGATTGCCATCTCTCAAAACCTAAAGCAACACTAGGTGCACAGTTATCTTGATATACCTTGTTTCGGGTCACACTGACCAGAGCTCCAAGCAGTTACTGCCAAAAGAACCTCAAATCACAGCCAACAAACCCTGAAATTTACCTAACCTCATATTCACATAACCTCATATTCACATAAAAGAACACATTTTAGCAACTGTGCATTCCATCATACAGCAAGGATCACAGAGTTCACGGAatccaggaaaataaatgtaaagtaACAATAATCCAGCTGTGGAAATAGAAATCCGAACGTAAGTTAGCAGAAAAAACTGCACTAGGGCGTTCGTTTACCGTGATTGATGAaatggggaggagggaaggggtTGAGATAACACAGCCCCACACAGAAGGGATCTGGTTGCCACTGACACCCGTATCTGCCTCGAAGACCCTCGAAGCCAACACCGAGCGCGGGACGAAGGGGCAAGACGGCTGCTCCTCGGACCGCCGAACCGGTATCACAGCACCGAGCCGCCCGACCCCTCGAGCCGCTGGAGGCGCTCCGGTCCCGCCGGCGGCAGAGCAAGTTTTGCCGAGGTCTCGNNNNNNNNNNNNNNNNNNNNNNNNNNNNNNNNNNNNNNNNNNNNNNNNNNNNNNNNNNNNNNNNNNNNNNNNNNNNNNNNNNNNNNNNNNNNNNNNNNNNTTAGAGACCTGTAGAAAGGCACAGCCTCTGTTCCCATCTCTGCCAGCCTGACAATAATTTTACCTTGTTTTTAACAACATAGTGTTCTCCTGAGAAGATATTTTACCTTCTCTGGGTATGCCCATTTGGTTTCTTATCTGGTGGCAGGTCAATGACAAGCACACATGATTGGGCATGTTCAAACCCCTCCTTGTTGCTAGGGGTCTTTGGGGAGCACTGAGTCTCCAGCATGAAGACCTAGAAAATGACAAATTACATAAAACAATTAGGTTTAGCATGTCTAACGGGTCCATGGAGGGCCTGACAGCAGAATTTCATGAATTGTGAAAGATCTATTACAACTTTTTTTACAGTGATGAGAGGAAGCTACTACCTGTAAGTACCATGTATAGAAGACCTGCTTACACAGTTAGCCCATTCCTCCTTGAAAGGTTTGTTATTGGAAGGATAGTTTTCAGCCACAAGGAGGACAATGGACCTAATTTGTAGTTACTTGGGAGGAAAGTAGGAAACAACTCTCATTACTGTAGCTTTGTTTCATAGCTTAGTTGATGTGTCAAATCCTTGCTGAGAAGAACTCAGGCAATGCCTCTGAGGGGTGTCTCTTAGAGAAGCCTAACTGCTCCATTTCCTACTTAATGAGCTTTGCTTCTCTAGAAATTTACTtctaaaacactttttctgtTCAAACAAAATCTGCCACTGCCATGTTGTTTGTGATCACCAATCCTGAACATCTGAGACATCTCAGATTTTCAAGCAGCATCAGGATATGATTAAGGATACGATTAAGTCAAAAATTGACACCAAACATCTGTTGGCTCTTTTAATCCAGCTGCTTACCCATGCAGAAATTGCCATATAATAACTGCAGGTCATTAAGTTTagtttgctgtattttaagGAACTTGTTTCATACAAACACTTTCTCAAAATGAACAACATTCACTGTAGACAAAAGAACCCTGAAAAGGTTTTCTCCCAAACTACTTAGCTGATTAGGAGTTAGTGATGATTTTTAAATCATTAGTTCAATGTTAGCATTACCTTCTAATTCTTAATAACTTTCTTCTCTCCAATCTATAGCCATGTACTTTTAGACACACAGGAAATGCATATTCCTCTTCAAGCTCTGATTTGAGGAGTTGAATAAACCTAGTTTTTCTAGTGTAATATCACAGTGTctgttctaatttatttttcttgactttTGAATTTATCAGTCTTTAACAAAACAGTCAGAAATGCATATGATGTTCTAGATGAGTATTCATTGTGATGctatttccctttctctgtcAGAAAGGTTTCCACTGATTTACGTTagtattgcctttttttttttaaagctatacTACATACCAGGGTTGTAATCCTGATCAAATGCCTATGCATCTACCCCCAGCCAAGCATTCTCCCTAATGCCCACATACAGGGTaagttttaatgtttttgtttctagttttcattactttttctcACTACTACTGTTAGATACATGACAGCTTAGTGATGAGAAAGTCTCATTCAATTTGCTCATAGGGTTTGAGGACAGCTGTGCTAAAAATGTACTCAAAGAAAAGCCCCAAGTTTAAAGGCTTCTCCAACTTTCACTGAAATATCAGTCTCTACCTGTTGTGCCATGGCTCTGATTCTCCAATATTCAGCCTCAGCACTCGGCGAGAGGGAGGGGGCTGCCACCTTCACTTCACAGGCGTCTCCACTAAAGCTTTCAGAACCACTGTGGAAATAGCCCAATAGGTTCTATAGAGAAACACAACATCAGACTTTCACTGTGCGTTAAATTAAATCAGTGACTGTAGAACTGTTGAACTTGTTCATGTTTAATACAAAATTCGGAATGGGAGGGATCTCTCCCAGTACTATCAGTGGACCACCTGCTATTCAGTATTTGGTGTATTTGATGCGAATGCATTACGAGAACTTATATAGTAGTGAATTAAAGGGAATTTTTGTGGtgatttgaaaaataatctaTATGGAGCATGCAGCAACTGGAACAAGTAAAcaactttgttttctgtctaCTTTTAACCAATTCAGAAGAACTGGAACAAAAGGTAAGGATCTTCTGATTCCTTGCTAGTGGGGCAATTTAAAGTTAGTAACCACTGTTGTCTGTAACGtgcttcaaaaaagaaaaaaaaaaagatttgagtCTCCATTGTTGATCCAATGCCTTTCATTGTGATTAAATTAATAAACAATGAAAACTAAAACATAATCTTGTTTTCCAGCCTCTGTATCCAAAACCttgtttgtgtgcatgcatgtgtgaGACAGCTTGTCAAAAGTTAGAGTATAATTAGTTTTGACTGTCAGCAAAAAGACAGTTTACCTTTACTGGCTCCAGAGTGGCAGAGAATGCATCCTGCAAGGCACAACATGCAAGCCTCCACATCTCTTCAGTAAAAACAGGTCCTGCTGTCACTAATACATACCTAAAAGTAGGCACACAGGAAAACATTACTGTAAGAAATAACTGAACAGTTCTCACCTGTAATGGGAGAAGGTggaaaactaaagaaaagaTCCTTTTAGTAACTAGCTAATAATATTCAGTCTCCTAAGAATTAGTAGTTGTTATCCTGACCCATTTTTTTTTGGATATAACACTGAATTTctgactgcttttccttcaaTTTTCCTCCTTAAACAATCATCTCTCCTGAAGAACTATATGTTCTGTAAGTATATAATGGAGTGTTTATTTTGACTGTGATTGCAATAAACTGAAGACTGTAAAGATAACCACTGCACTCAAAGACCTGTGAATTCCCATAGAAAGCcccttaattatttttcctaaggATTAATTATTGACTAACTGTGTATATGTATTGTACATATTTTACAGGAATGACACACACAGCAATGTGCAAAACTATAGATTCTGAAGCAGACAAAAcagttaaactttttttttttcttaaaatggagATATATTGCAGACGACTTCTGATATGCTAGCCAACTTAGTCTGCCCACAAgtaccttttttattttttaatatactaaAAGAGTGAAGAGATTGTTACCTGATACAAGAGCAGCCAACtctggaaataatttctgttgGTTCTGCTACACAGGCGACCAGCAACTTGAAAAGATCTTTTAGCATAGTATTGATCATATTTTCATAACCAATATCTGTAAGGAAAAGACACGGACTGGTTTTTATTTAGCATCATTGCCTTTGCCTTGCAATTAAAGACAGTCTTGATATGCTTTTTGCAATTCAGAAACTTTGCAAAACCAATTCTTTTTATGTAGATATCAGTAGAGTTCAGTTTTGAAACATGCAGTACACCCTATTGAAATGAGAACAGTCCTTTTGTGGTTAATGATTTAAAATGTGTAGACTTCAGTTGTACTAGAGAAATTGTTAGCTTCTGTTTCTGAATGTTATAATTCAAGATTGAAGTCTCGTTGTCTTCTTTTGGAAAGCGTAATGAacactgtgattttttaaattttgaagttAGCCCTTGTCTGAACAACAGCGTGGACTAAACAACTTCCACAAGTCTCTTTTCAagttatattttttctatttggtaataaaaaagaaaacaaattcttaacCCTCCTCCTCTTGTTTTACACTTGAGCAAccaaaaaagcaaggaaatcaTCTCCCCAGGTAGCTATTCAGTAACATGCCATTAAACGACTGTCAGAAGATTTGATAGTGTTAGGACATACCTGAGTGTATGAAGTTTTGAATGTGCTCCACTACGAGTTCACAAGAAAGGCCAATGGCGTGCTTGAAATTAGCAGATGCCACATCCCAGTAAGAATGGTCACCATGGCTGCGATGGAGCCAAAGGGACATTGTAGGAAGAAGAAGATGTACAACTGCGTAAATGCCAAATCCTGGGccttaaaataaacacaatgaTGGTTGTACATTTTTGCTTACACAGCCTACATTCAAGATACGTTTCTTAATTCATTCCAAGCTTGAAGCCAGGGGAGATTCTAGAGAAGGCAGTTTCTGAAACTCTTTTTTATGGGTTAAGAGAAGGGTGCAGTTGTAGATTTCATTATGAGATTAGTTTTAGTTCTGAGTTCAGGAATGTTTACTCAACTGAGAatctcctgtgctgctcaggagGTCTATAGGACTGTATAATTTTATGAGTTTCCTGGACTTCaagcaaatgttttctgtaGCCAGGACACTGCCAGGGTACTGCACCTCTTTATTTGTGCATGCAGGACTTCAACATACTCCTACAACATGCCTTCTGTCACCATAGAACAATAGGTTAACTAACTGGAACCACAAATCCCATTCTGAGAAAATTCCATTTGAGCATGTCTGTGCAGCTCTGGCATGAAGAGTATTGCAGTTTATAGAGGTGGGTTAGTATTCTAGAAGGGACAAGCTCAGTAGCTCAGAGTTTATCCTTTAATTACCAGGTGTCTTGGCAACATCCCGCAGCAATTCAAAGAGCAGATCTAGAGTTGGAGGTTGGTGCTGGCGGGGACAGTTGGATATGGCAGTTGTTAATTCTTCCAGCAGAATAATCCAGACATTGATAAGGCCTACAAGTAAGAAAACAAACGTTAAAAATCAGTGTGACATTGCACTGACCACAGGTGGAACGTGCCCTCTGAAAGTGATGGAGACTAAGCAATTAAATAACTTAAAGGATCGTAAGTACTTTCTCATTTCACTGCTGTGGTATAATTGCAGAGGGCAATATCAGTTTTTGAAAAGAttgtctccttttctttccctttaatTAAGTTTCATGTTTTGTCCCGCTCTTTCTCCTCCACATACCTTTTTCTGGTCTAAGTTTGCCATTCCCATTAGTCcagttcttgtttgtttgtttgtttttaatgtattttcaagTCTTGATTGACAAGTTAGCCAATGAAAATTGAATCTTCTAgttcttttcttaaaaagcacATAAAATGTAAAGTCCAGTAATGAAATGAATGTCCTCTGAAAGGTTTTACAAAAGGTGCAGATATGGTACATGTCCAAAGAAAATGCTCAGCCCCTTCTAAAGGCTTTGAATTGCCCCTACAAAAAGATTCAACTAGACTAGATGTGTTTTATTTACACCTTGAAatttcagctggaaaaattaaaactgtaagAATGCACAGGAAATCCTGCAAGCAGTACAGTTGTATGTGAGCTACATAATCCTAAGAGATCTCACTAGTATTGCAAATTTGCCCAGAACGGTTTGTACCTGTTTTGTACAGaattatttaattatctttCTAAGTAAGGAAACAGCACAACTCACTCAGCACTAAGTCTGGCTATCTTCAAATCTGGAAGAGCTAAAAACATTCTCTTTTAGCAACTTCTTGAATAATTTGGCATGGAATAAAAGACGCTATGAAAATACATTACACTACCCTAAGGCAAAGAAGGCTAAAACATTCTGCAAGATCTTTTAACTgacttttcatagaatcacagaatcgccaAGGTTGGATAACACCTCCAAGACCATCCAaaccaaccatccacctaccaccgatacttccccactaaaccacattcTTTAGTACagcatctaaatgtttcttaaacacctctgtggacagcctgttccagtacctgaccactcttttgaagaagaaatttttcctaacaacGAACCTGAATCccccctgatgcaacttgaagccattcccttcAGTCCTATCATTAGTTATATAAAATAatcctttcagggagttgtagagagctgtaaagtctcccctgagccttctcttctccagactaaatgATTATAGTCTCCTCAGgtgctcctcataaggcttgtgctccagacccttcaccagctttgctgccaTTCTCTGGACACTTTCCAGGGCCTTGATGGACATCTTTCTTGAAGAGAAAGCTGGATTTAACTctattcaccaccactctctgggcctgaCCCTCCAGCCTGTTCTTTACCCAGCAGAGAGTGcccaagccatgggctgccagcttctctaggagaatactgtgggagacagtgtcaaaggttttgctgaagtctaggtagatgCTGTCAACAGCCCTTTTCTCAGGGACAACAGCACCCAGTGAGGCACTGCCTTCTGTTTTTATAAAGTCGGTTTATCTAATATTGTTCTAATACATTACCAGCTACTGCTTCAAGGGGCCAGCGTGGATTCAAAAGCACTATGTCTGCGTTTCTCTATTGCTTGGCTCCATGCACAGCTGGTTCCGGTGTTGTTCAAACACCTGGTTAATCCACAACCCACAAAAGCAACACAGATAACTAGGAGAATAATGTGCGTCGTTTTCCTGGAGGTCACAGCATTTCCTACGGATTTTAGTTTGTTTGATTCAACAGACCACAGCACTTACATTTGGAAACATATTTAAGTAAGTATTCTTTACCTTTGTAAACTTTAACTCAACACTGataatttttctgtgaaaggaaGGGCTGTCAGCATCAACCTCAAAAGGTTTTCATTCCTTTACTGTAGCTGTCGTTCCAGAAAGTACTTTTGTGTTTGCTCTCAGACATATGTATTTGCTGTATTATAACAAGTTAAGTACCCTGATATTTAGTCATTTAATTACAATATTATTGCCTTCTCCCTTGACGCTGATTGCATTTTTCTCATACATGAGCTGTAGCTTTTAACATATAGAAATGGACAGGATCTGAACTCTAAGTTGTATGTGTATACAGACAACAGACACAATAAACTCTGTGAagtttttcccctcctttttgcTTTCAGCAGTTGGCAAAATTTACAGTGACATGTAAAAGAAACAATTGATTAATCCTAcatttcctgctttcagtgCACTTACCAGTGTCATCATCAAAGTCAGAAAGGATGCACTCAATACCATCCTCACTGCTGGCTGACTGCTCCTGCACTCTTCGGGGCATATTAATCAGCCGGCCACTGAGGAAAATAGGTTTCAAGGGCATTTTGTAGATTTTGGctaacaactaaaaaaaaaaagagaagaaaaaatacataagagAAATGTCACTATTTTAGCTCTGTTTTACAGTAATCCTGTAAAATAAGAATTTATGTCACTCTGGGTATGCTACTGTTaggttttgaatgttttttccccacatgCCCTTCAGTTCTGAGTGCTGTTACCTCCTCAGTTTTCCTGCTATTAGCTGGCTCACAACATATGAGGATCCTTCAGATTGCCAGTCTCTATCTGGCAGTGCGACCTCTTACCAACAGCCCTGTAGCAAATTCTGTTGTATTCATGCATATTACCTAACCAGTGATGCAAAGCCTCGAGGTCAGGACCGTCTCCTAGGCCATGTTAGTACCTGTGCAAGATTGTTCACTATACCTGAGAACATCTCCTGAGGTAATCAAGCGCGGGAAGGCACAAGTCTGTAGATGCTGATCCTGATCCTGGCACACAGTCACCCATCTCCTTACAATCTACTTCCCCTAGGGATGGGAAAGGCAGCATGGGAGGACAGGATGGGAGggacagaagagaaacaaacaggattagctttgtttttcatgcactttgtttttcattgatAGCGttcaaaatgtttctgaagttcTCTTTTgatcatgtttttgttttttttttaaaagcattttggaCACTGCCTCTCTTTTCCCTACAATGTTCTGTATTACAAAGCAAGATTCTCATTTCTGGCAGAATCAAGTTTAACATACTGTAGGTtaatgaaatataaagaaaatagaagtatTTACCCAGTCCTTTCACAAACTTCATAAGGCACATAATATAACTGGTGGCGGCATTGGCAAAGACCTGGATGCTGTCAGTGTTTAGAAATGCTTCAAAGACATCGAACACTGGGGCCTGGCGTTTCCCTGTAGAAATAACAAGATgaggactttttttccccatgcccCATAAAGATGAATTTCCAACAGTTTCTCAACAATTTAACTGAATCTGTAGGATCAGTTCTGTTCTGGGAAGAGACAGAAATGCTCCAGTCATCTTAGAAGTAAAAACTAACatgctttctcctcttttgcTCCCAAGGCAACTTGCATAACCCTACGCTGAAAGTAATGCTGACTTCCTTCTTCACAACATCTATAAAAAATATCAGCTTACCAGTGCCCATATGGTAAGAGCAGGTACATGCACTCAGCAGTTGAGTAACATTTTTGTTTGGTGGAGCCTTAGTCCTAACTGTCAAGACAATACAGCAGTCACACTGAAAACTATTCTGACTCTTCTGATACAGTGACaaaatagctttgtttttcctacGTAACTAATCAGTCTTCAAAAGCTGTATACACTCACATTTTGTCACTGATCATAACAGATCTGAAAGACAAAATTTAGGAGGCAAGCCATATCCTTCATGCATGGCTTGTAACATTTATTAACCTGTAAATGTGACAAAAGGACAGATTAAAATTATTTGTCCTTACTGCCCAGCTTCCATACTAGCAATCATCTCTGAGAGAGACGTAGGATCAATTGTAAAGCAAATATGATTTGTAACAGCACTAGTAATTAGAATCCCTGTGATCGAGTGCTTGGACAAGTACCTGCCTGGAGTATCTCACCAACTGACTTTGATGTGTAAGAGCAGGAGGTTTCACATGGTAAGAAAGACAGTCGACATGAGAGGCGGTGACTGTATGCAGTCACTGCAGCAAGGCAGTGACAAGAACTCAACTATGCTCAGCACTCACAAACTATCATTTTGCTCAAAAATATTCAAGTAGgtttgaagcatttttttcttattctacTCATCTGCCAGAACTGAAAggataaaaaggaaattatgcTCATTTTCACTCCCAACCTAGTAAATCAGATACGTTAGTACAGTCTTAGAGTATTACAGTGCCAATGTGAGTTATAGTGTTTCAGAGCATCTATTCAGGTCAGgcatttaaaatgttctgaGTTATTTCTTGAGACCTCAAGGAATTAgattggaaaacaaaagaacacacAAAACAGTCAGTGCTTAAGTCCTTACCCATAGAGTATTCTCCTACAAGGTACTCTTTAACCTCTGACTTATTGCCGCTGTGAACTGTTTCCAGGGCACTGAACAGGGGTCTCCATCCTGACTGGATCTGGGTAGAACACATTTCCACCAACTCTCCTATGGAGGTGACCACCTGCAAACAGTGTAGGAAAGGCTCAAAGAATAAAACCAGAACTGATACAAAGCTGGACCTGCAGAAGGAATGAGGAAGGCTTTAAACACGTTTCTAGATATACTCTTTTATCTGGATTTCAAAAtctaggctttttttttgttagataaTTTAATTAAATCGCTTTAAAACCAGATGCACTTCTTCTAAAGAGCTAGGCTAAGCAATAAACAGGTAAGTGGACAGGGGCAGAGTTCTGAAAACACAGTGCTTCTGCATTGTACAACATTATTCTCTAGAGGTACTGTTCTAATACCTGGTGTGCTAGAATCTTGGGAAATATAACAATAATTTGGTAGGTTCAAGCATCACATTTGGGTCTGCTTCTGAGGGAAGACCTGACTGTGGAATAGGGTCACACATATATAATTTACAACTGCTTTACGGAAGAAAAATAGTAAGCTGCACTGAACAACAACATGTCAAGGCTCCTTTGAAGTACAGAAGGATATCTGTATGCTACCATAATGCTGATTTAGGTAGGCAGGGCCCTCCTGAATTCCTGAAGATAACTGAGGGACACCATTTGAAGGGCATTTGGGAAATATTCAAGTGGATCAAGTGCGCTGACCATCCTTCTTATGGGCATGGTAGGTCAGATACAGACACCCTAGTCAGGGCTGACTTGCCTGGTCTTGCACATCCTCATcacacagctccagctgcaTGATACGCTCAAAGGGGCGGAAAAGTGactcattaaaatgaaaatgagaaggcTCATTCCAGTCCGTCAGCACTTCGGTAAGGATGTCATGGATGAAGGAGACAGCCTTCCGAGACACATGCCTCTCCTTGTGAcaggcagcctgcaggcagaggaagaGTGTAAGACTTCGCCCAACCACAAAAGCACTTCATGATGCTGAACTCTTGAGAGCTTCATCATGACTGTAACTAGGGAGCCCATTGCCAAGAAAATGGGAAAGTACTGCTATGGAATTGGGTGACTGAGACTATGAGCTGCTTGGGGTCTCACAGATGCCTAAAGATTTGATGAAAATTGAAGGAGCAGACAGCTAAAAATAAACTAA
This genomic stretch from Meleagris gallopavo isolate NT-WF06-2002-E0010 breed Aviagen turkey brand Nicholas breeding stock chromosome 2, Turkey_5.1, whole genome shotgun sequence harbors:
- the LOC100550328 gene encoding brefeldin A-inhibited guanine nucleotide-exchange protein 3-like gives rise to the protein MASASAQSPLSQNQKTDDSVVAGVAFARYLLIGCWKNLIDTLSTPLTGRMAGSSKGLAFILGAEGAKEQNQKEKDSICLSLDGLRRAARLSCALGVAANCASALAQMAAASCVQEEKEEKEIQEPSDAIAQVKQKVEQKLEQMGKVQGVCLHTAHVLCMDAVLNVGLEMGSHNQDCWPHVFRVCEYISTLEHTHFSDGTSQPCLTITQSQQAPGGPHSDTELGEASQEQTPEQETTLSSNPVIQPVSIQELVKESSKGRAFDFRGGSLLCGTSAAKAVLTLSTQADRLFEDAADKLNLMALAGFLYQLKKASQAQLFHSVTDTVDYSLAMPGEVKSTQDRRSALHLFRLGDAMLRIVRSKSRPLLHLMRCWSLVAPHLVEAACHKERHVSRKAVSFIHDILTEVLTDWNEPSHFHFNESLFRPFERIMQLELCDEDVQDQVVTSIGELVEMCSTQIQSGWRPLFSALETVHSGNKSEVKEYLVGEYSMGKRQAPVFDVFEAFLNTDSIQVFANAATSYIMCLMKFVKGLGEVDCKEMGDCVPGSGSASTDLCLPALDYLRRCSQLLAKIYKMPLKPIFLSGRLINMPRRVQEQSASSEDGIECILSDFDDDTGLINVWIILLEELTTAISNCPRQHQPPTLDLLFELLRDVAKTPGPGFGIYAVVHLLLPTMSLWLHRSHGDHSYWDVASANFKHAIGLSCELVVEHIQNFIHSDIGYENMINTMLKDLFKLLVACVAEPTEIISRVGCSCIRYVLVTAGPVFTEEMWRLACCALQDAFSATLEPVKNLLGYFHSGSESFSGDACEVKVAAPSLSPSAEAEYWRIRAMAQQVFMLETQCSPKTPSNKEGFEHAQSCVLVIDLPPDKKPNGHTQRR